The region CTGGCGAGCGACCGCGGTGAGCTGCTGGAGGGGCTGGCCGCGCTGCGCGACGGTGAGCCCGGCGGCGACCTGGTTCGGGGCGTGGCCGGCGGTGGCGGTCTGGCGCTGCTGTTCACCGGCCAGGGAAGTCAGCGGATCGGGATGGGCGAGGAGCTGCACGCCCGCTTCCCGGTCTACGCGAAGGCTTTCGACGAGATCTGCGCCGCCTTGGACCCGCACCTGGAGCGGCCGTTGCGGGAGGTCGTCGCCGGAGAGCCGGATCCCGGCCTGCTCGACCTGACGGCCTACACCCAGCCGGCTCTCTTCGCGGTCGAGACCGCGCTGTACCGCCTCGTGGAGTCGTGGGGCGTGCGACCGGACTTCGTCGCCGGACACTCGCTCGGGGAGATCGTCGCGGCGCACGTGTCCGGGGTCCTCTCGCTGGAGGACGCCGCCCGGCTGGTCGCCGGCCGCGGCCGGTTGATCCAGGCGCTGCCCGCGGGCGGTGCGATGACCGCGGTCCAGGCCGGCGAGGAGGACGTCGCCGAACTGCTGGCCGGCCGGGAGCGGCAGGTGGACGTCGCCGCGGTGAACAGCCCCACCTCGGTCGTCGTCTCCGGTGACGAGGACGCGGTGGCGGCGGTCGCCGAGGAGTGCGCGAGCCGCGGGTGGAAGACCCGGCGGCTGCGCGTGGCGCACGCCTTCCACTCCCCGCGGATGGACGCGATGCTCGACGATTTCGGCGCGGTGGCGGCGAGCCTGACCTACCACCGGCCGCGCATCGCGGTGCTGTCCAACGTCAGCGGCAAGGTCCTGTCCGCCGAGGAGCTGGCGTCGCCGGAGTACTGGGTGCAGCACGTGCGCAGGCCGGTGCGGTTCAACGACGCCGTGCGCACGTTGTGGAACCAGGGCGTGCGGACGTTCGTCGAGCTGGGCCCGGACGCCGCGCTGACGCCGATGGCCGCCGAGTCGCTGGCCGAGCTGGGCCAGGACGCCGAGTGCGTGGCCACCATGCGCCGGGACCGCCCGGCGGTGCCGACCGTGCTGACGGCACTGTCCACCATGTACGCGCGGGGTGCGAGCGTCGACTGGCCGGAGGTCTTCGCCGGAACCGGCGCGCGCCGGGTCGATCTGCCCACCTACGCGTTCCAGCACCGGCGCTACTGGCCCGAGGTGTCCGGCACCGGTGAGCCCGAGGTCCGCGAGCGGACCGCTGTCGCGGTGGTGGAAGGAGCGCAGGACGACGAACCGTCGTTCCGCGAGCGCTGGCACGCCCTGGCCGGACCGGAGCGCTTCGCGGCGCTGCTGGAGCTGGTCCGGGCAGAAGCCGCCACGACGCTGGGCAACCTGGAGAGCGGCCTGGCCACCGACGACGCGTTCTTCGAGGTCGGTTTCACCTCGCTCAACGCCGTCGAGCTGCGCAACCGGCTGTCCGGCCACACCGGCCTGCGGCTGCCGACCACGCTGCTCTTCGAGTACCCGACCCCGCAGATGCTCGCCGAGCACCTGCACGAACGGATGGCCGCGGACCAGGAGGCATGACCGGAATTGTTCAGCGTGGAAACCTACCTGTCGGGCATCGGATGCTCCGGATCCGCGGCGCCCGGGCGGGATGCGTTGCGAGAACTGCACAAGAAGCACGTGATGTCGCTGCCCTACGACAACTCCCGGCTCGCCGAGCAGGTCGCCGACGGGATGAACGGCGGGAACATCGACCTCGACGCCGCGTTCGACGAGGCCGTCGTGGCGCGCCGGGGAGGCCACTGCGGAGAGCTCGCGGGGCTGTTCCACCGGCTGCTGGACGAGCTGGGCTTCGACGTCTCGTTCCTGATGGGCGGTCTGTGCGGCCCGGGCGGCACCTTCGGCCCGGACCTGGCGCACGTGTTCCTCGGAGTCCGGCTCGACGGCGAGCTGTGGCTGGCCGACGTCGGGTTCGCCGGCCCTGGGTTCCTGGAGCCGGTGCGCGTGTCGCCGGAGGTGCAGGAGCAGTACGGCTGCCAGTACCGCGTCGTGCCCCGGGGCGGCTACCAGGTGCTGGAGCGCAGGGCGCGCGGAGGTGACTGGCACGGCCTCTACCGGTTCGACCCGCGGCCGCGCGAGCTGGCCGAGTGGAACCCCGGCGGGGACGACGCCGACGACGCCGAGCAGTTCGGCATCGGCGTGGTCATCCGCTCCCGCGCCACGGAGAACGGGCAGTGGGTTCTGCTCGGCAGGCGGCTGACCACAGTGGACAACGGTGAGGAGCGGATCAGGGTGCTGGTGAAGAGCGCCGACCACGACGAGGTCGTGCGCGAGATCATGGGGGGAGCGGCCTGATGAGCGGCAGGCGGACGAACGTGGCTGTGATCGGTTACGGACCGGTCGGCCAGCTCATGGCGGCGCTGCTCGCCCAGCGCGGCTGGGACGTCGTCGCCGTGGAGCGCTGGCCGCGGCCCTACACCATGCCGCGCGCGGTGGTCTTCGACGGCGAGTCGGCGCGCATCCTGGCCTCCGCC is a window of Saccharopolyspora erythraea NRRL 2338 DNA encoding:
- a CDS encoding arylamine N-acetyltransferase family protein; this encodes METYLSGIGCSGSAAPGRDALRELHKKHVMSLPYDNSRLAEQVADGMNGGNIDLDAAFDEAVVARRGGHCGELAGLFHRLLDELGFDVSFLMGGLCGPGGTFGPDLAHVFLGVRLDGELWLADVGFAGPGFLEPVRVSPEVQEQYGCQYRVVPRGGYQVLERRARGGDWHGLYRFDPRPRELAEWNPGGDDADDAEQFGIGVVIRSRATENGQWVLLGRRLTTVDNGEERIRVLVKSADHDEVVREIMGGAA